In Lepisosteus oculatus isolate fLepOcu1 chromosome 28, fLepOcu1.hap2, whole genome shotgun sequence, the following proteins share a genomic window:
- the lasp1 gene encoding LIM and SH3 domain protein 1, protein MNPSCSRCNKVVYPTEKVNCLDKVWHKACFSCEVCKMTLNMKNYKGFEKKPYCNAHYPKTTFTSVADTPENLRLKQQSKMQSQVLYKEEFEKNKGKGFSVVADTPELQRIKKTQDQISNIKYHEDFEKSRMGGEGHSQTPPPHGTPGYHQQPGAPQNFNFEPAPEPPRQAAAAPPSSAGKRYRAVYDYVAADEDEVSFQDGDMILDVQQIDEGWMYGRVERTGQQGMLPANYVEAI, encoded by the exons AATCCGTCGTGCAGCAGATGTAACAAGGTGGTGTACCCGACTGAGAAAGTGAATTGTCTGGACAAG GTCTGGCACAAGGCGTGCTTCAGCTGCGAGGTCTGCAAAATGACTCTAAACATGAAGAATTATAAGGGCTTCGAAAAAAAACCGTACTGCAACGC aCACTACCCCAAGACCACCTTCACCAGCGTGGCAGACACCCCCGAGAACCTGCGGCTCAAACAGCAGAGCAAGATGCAGAGCCAG GTGCTGTACAAGGAGGAATTTGAGAAGAACAAGGGGAAGGGTTTCAGTGTGGTGGCCGACACGCCGGAGCTGCAGAGAATCAAGAAGACGCAGGACCAGATCAGTAAC ATCAAGTACCATGAAGACTTTGAGAAGAGCCGGATGGGTGGGGAGGGACACAGCCAAACCCCCCCTCCTCACGGCACCCCAG GATATCACCAGCAGCCCGGGGCTCCTCAGAACTTCAACTTTGAGCCCGCCCCCGAGCCTCCCCGCCAGGCCGCTGCCGCACCGCCCTCTAGTGCTGGG AAGCGGTACCGGGCGGTGTACGACTACGTGGCCGCGGACGAGGACGAGGTGTCCTTCCAGGACGGAGACATGATCCTGGACGTGCAGCAGATCGACGAGGGCTGGATGTACGGCCGTGTGGAGCGCACCGGTCAGCAGGGCATGCTGCCCGCCAACTACGTGGAGGCCATCTGA